The following proteins are encoded in a genomic region of Zea mays cultivar B73 chromosome 9, Zm-B73-REFERENCE-NAM-5.0, whole genome shotgun sequence:
- the LOC100280024 gene encoding uncharacterized LOC100280024 — protein MASGAAAAPVVQTVVLKVAIHCHGCKKKVRKVLRGIEGVQDVTVDASQHKVTVTGTVDADTLIKRLYKSGKKGVPWQCHPPAKNSEPAPEAPPAPQPAGDGGKDAAAAAAVAAADKKSEEAVKEPQGESSEEEKKKPEQEDGAAEKKQPEAESSKEVEKVEAKTDGGDSEGAETKQAKGAAEPAKEAPAAAGAANDEDEAKKSDKAKDAGTAEPAAVTTERSLPLAPAPKHAYEHEYRPPYYVAPAQPVLSYHAAQRSSSVSHFAPQAQPAYSTQQAHPHQAYYSAQPQPGKQWSPSYLYMPYPHAAAPEPYYQQDYYGPPGMHASPMHDSSYRIFDDENPNSCSVM, from the exons ATGGCGTCAGGAGCTGCGGCGGCCCCTGTCGTTCAG ACTGTGGTGCTGAAGGTTGCCATCCACTGCCATGGCTGCAAGAAGAAGGTCCGGAAGGTGCTCAGGGGCATCGAAG GCGTGCAGGACGTGACGGTGGACGCCTCGCAGCACAAGGTGACTGTGACGGGCACCGTGGACGCCGACACGCTCATCAAGAGGCTGTACAAGTCCGGCAAGAAGGGAGTGCCCTGGCAGTGTCACCCGCCCGCCAAGAACAGCGAGCCCGCGCCGGAGGCCCCGCCGGCTCCGCAGCCTGCCGGCGACGGCGGCAaggatgctgctgctgctgctgctgtggccgcGGCGGACAAGAAGtcggaggaggcggtgaaggagcCGCAGGGCGAGAGCTccgaggaggagaagaagaagccgGAGCAGGAGGACGGGGCCGCAGAGAAGAAGCAGCCCGAAGCAGAGTCGTCAAAGGAGGTGgagaaagtggaggcgaagacggACGGCGGTGACAGCGAGGGAGCTGAGACGAAGCAGGCCAAGGGCGCAGCAGAGCCGGCAAAGgaagcccctgccgctgccggcgCTGCCAATGACGAGGACGAGGCAAAGAAGAGCGACAAGGCCAAGGACGCCGGCACGGCGGAGCCTGCCGCCGTGACGACGGAGaggtcccttcctttggcgccggcgCCAAAGCACGCGTACGAGCATGAGTACCGGCCGCCCTACTACGTCGCGCCCGCGCAGCCGGTGCTGAGCTACCACGCGGCGCAGCGCAGCTCGAGCGTGTCGCACTTCGCGCCGCAGGCGCagccggcgtactccacgcaacaGGCGCACCCGCATCAAGCGTACTACTCCGCGCAGCCGCAGCCGGGGAAGCAGTGGTCGCCGTCGTACCTGTACATGCCGTACCCGCACGCCGCGGCGCCGGAGCCTTACTACCAGCAGGACTACTACGGCCCGCCCGGGATGCACGCGTCGCCTATGCACGACTCGTCGTACCGCATCTTCGACGACGAGAACCCCAACTCCTGCAGCGTCATGTGA